TGATGATCAGGTACCACACCGTGGCCACGATCAGCAGCGGGATCACCGCCTGGGTGCGGTTGTAGATGACCTGCACGGTGTAGAACAGCTCGGGCAGGGCCAGTACGTAGACAATGGAGGTGCCCTTGACCAGGCCGATGATTTCGTTGAACCCCGACGGTAAAATCGAGCGCAATGCCTGGGGCAGGATAATGCGAAAGATACGCCGCGACGCCGGCAACCCCAGGGCCGCGGCTGCTTCATGCTGGCCGGCCTCCACGCCGATCAGGCCACCGCGAATGATCTCCGCCGCATAGGCCGCCTGCATCAGGCTCAAGCCCAGCACCGCTACGGTGAATTGGCTGAGCACATCCACCGTCGACCATTCGGCGAACACCAGGTCGGTGAACGGCACCCCGAGCACGATGTGGTCATACAGGTAGGCAAAGTTGTAGAGAATGATCAGCACCAGCAGCGCCGGCATCGAGCGGAAAAACCAGATATAGCCCCAGGCCAATGCGGCCAGCAACGGCGAACCCGACAGCCGCGCCAGGGCCAGCGCCGTGCCAAGAATGACGCTGAACACAGTGCTCAGCAGGGTCAGCAACAGCGTCTGCCCCAGCCCGCGCAGCACTGACGGCGAGAAGAACCACTGGCTGAATACGCCCCACTCCCACCGCGGGTTGGTGGCCAGGGAATGCACGATGGCCAGCAGCACCAGCGCGGCGAAGATCGACCCGGCCCAGCGCCAGGGATGCCGGGCGGGCACCACTTGCAGCGCCTTGATCGGCGTGGAGACGCGGTGCTGACGCAGCGGTTGTACGCTGACCTCATCAAGCAGGTCGTAGGGTTTGGCGACAATGGGCATGTGCTATTCCTCGCAGGCCTTAGAAGGCGTAAGTCAGCCGGGTGTAGTAGTACCCGCCGGTAAAACCGTAGGGCGAATAAGTGCCGTAGCTGGCAACCATGGTGCTGCTCGGCACCCCTTGTTTCTTGGGGTATTGGTCGAACAGGTTCTTGGCGCCGATGGCGATGTTCAGGTCTTTGGTGAGGTTGTAGCCAAGGTCGAGGTCGGTGATCCATTTGGCGCTGTAGACCCGGTCCAGGTCGCGGTTGGCCGATGAGTTGACTTCCTTGTAGGAACCGTAGCGAGTCAGGGCCAGGCTGAGATTGAAGCGTTCGATGCTCCAGTCGCCACCAAGGATCAGCTTGGTATTGGGCTGCACGCCGGTGATCAGGTTGCGGGCCTCGCGGTCCATCAGGTCATAAGGTCGGCCAAGGATGCTGGTGGACGCCTTGTAGTTCTGGATTCTGGTCTGGTTCCAGTTGAACGCAGCGGTCCACTTCAGCGCGCCGAACGCGCCCAGGTCCTGGTTATAGCTGCTGACCAGGTCCAGGCCCTTGGTGCGAGTGTCGGCGCCGTTGATAAAGTACTGGCCGCCGGAGGTGGAGTTGATGCCGTTGTTCTGCAGTACCTGGGTGACTTCAGGACCCAGCAAGGTGCCGGTCAGGGTGATGCGGTCACGTAGATTGATCACGTAGGCATCGGCGGTGAAACTCAGGCGGTCGGTGGGTGTAAGGGTGAAACCGAGGCTGAAATTGGTGGAGCGTTCGGGCTTCAACTCTTCGGCGCCCAGCGCCTTGGCCGCCGCCGACCCCACCGGCAGCACGCCGTAATTGATCGACTGGTACACGCCGTCCACCACGCCATAGGTGGTGGAGCGCGCACTGAACAAACTGTTGGCCAGGGACGGCGCACGAAAGCCATTGCTCACAGTGGCACGCACGGCGAACTGCGGCGTGAAGTCATAGCGGGTGGTCAGCTTGCCGCTGCGGGTGGCACCCACGCCTTCGTTGTAATGCTCATAGCGCAAAGCGGTGCCGACATACCAATCCGGCAAGGGGTTGAAGCTCACGTCCACATAACTGGCCAGGCTGTTGCGAGAAGCGCTGCTTTCTTCCTGCGGGGAAATGCCGTTGGTGACCTGGGCCCCTGACGACGCGCAGTTACCCGGCGCCACGCAGTAGCCGCCGTTGGCATAAGACCCGTAGTCACCGGCCTGTACCTCGTAGGTATCGCGCCGATGCTCGAAGCCATAGGACAGGTCCAAGGGTTTTTGCAGGCCGATATCAAAGCCGCGCTTGAAATCCAGGTTGGTGGTCAACTCGGTAGAAATCCACGTGCCGGAGGTAAAGCTGTTCGGCGTGGCTTCGCCCAGGGACGGGTTCTGGTTGTGGGTGGTGCCCTGCTCCGCTTCATTGCGCCCGTAAGTGGTGGACAGGTCCCAGTCCCACTCACCCAGGGTGCCCTTGCCACCGAAGGCCGCCTGGAAATCGTCTTCGTCGATGTACCAGGTGGGGGTGTACCCGGCCGGATAGCCATTGGGCCCCGTGGTGATGGTGTTGGTGATGGTCGGCAGCCGGAAGTTCTGCCCCTGCTCGGCCTTGCGTCGCGAGTAGGTGGTGAAAGAGTACAGGCTGAGGCTGTCATCGATCGGCAGCTCGGCGTTGTAGCCCAGGGTCAGCAGGTTGGTCTTGGGCATGCCGTAGCCGCCATAGGTGGACTTGCCTGCCAGGCCATACGCCTGCTCGTAGGTGTAGCCGTTGGCGCTGGCCTTGTTGTCATCGTTCTGGCTGCGCGCATCCAGAGCCAACTGCACGATGCCGCCGTTACCGATTTCGAAGCCCTTGTTGAGGCTTTGCTGCACGGTTTGTTTCTTGCCGTCATAACCCAGGCCCGCGTTAGTCACCGAAGTGCCGCTGGTATCGGCCTTGAGGATCACGTTGACCACACCGGCGATGGCGTCGGAACCGTATTGGGCCGCGGCGCCATCGCG
This genomic stretch from Pseudomonas synxantha BG33R harbors:
- a CDS encoding TonB-dependent receptor plug domain-containing protein, translated to MKHVLQPTAALTLSLLAAATHAQDDSTLSTVVVTGNRGAEQRTVTSSPVPIDVVSAKQLQSTGKPGLMEALSAVIPSLTLPEKTGWDASGIARAPNLRGLSAAEVLVLVNGKRRHTSATLNINGINTGAAPADLDLIPISAIDHVEVLRDGAAAQYGSDAIAGVVNVILKADTSGTSVTNAGLGYDGKKQTVQQSLNKGFEIGNGGIVQLALDARSQNDDNKASANGYTYEQAYGLAGKSTYGGYGMPKTNLLTLGYNAELPIDDSLSLYSFTTYSRRKAEQGQNFRLPTITNTITTGPNGYPAGYTPTWYIDEDDFQAAFGGKGTLGEWDWDLSTTYGRNEAEQGTTHNQNPSLGEATPNSFTSGTWISTELTTNLDFKRGFDIGLQKPLDLSYGFEHRRDTYEVQAGDYGSYANGGYCVAPGNCASSGAQVTNGISPQEESSASRNSLASYVDVSFNPLPDWYVGTALRYEHYNEGVGATRSGKLTTRYDFTPQFAVRATVSNGFRAPSLANSLFSARSTTYGVVDGVYQSINYGVLPVGSAAAKALGAEELKPERSTNFSLGFTLTPTDRLSFTADAYVINLRDRITLTGTLLGPEVTQVLQNNGINSTSGGQYFINGADTRTKGLDLVSSYNQDLGAFGALKWTAAFNWNQTRIQNYKASTSILGRPYDLMDREARNLITGVQPNTKLILGGDWSIERFNLSLALTRYGSYKEVNSSANRDLDRVYSAKWITDLDLGYNLTKDLNIAIGAKNLFDQYPKKQGVPSSTMVASYGTYSPYGFTGGYYYTRLTYAF
- a CDS encoding amino acid ABC transporter permease, encoding MPIVAKPYDLLDEVSVQPLRQHRVSTPIKALQVVPARHPWRWAGSIFAALVLLAIVHSLATNPRWEWGVFSQWFFSPSVLRGLGQTLLLTLLSTVFSVILGTALALARLSGSPLLAALAWGYIWFFRSMPALLVLIILYNFAYLYDHIVLGVPFTDLVFAEWSTVDVLSQFTVAVLGLSLMQAAYAAEIIRGGLIGVEAGQHEAAAALGLPASRRIFRIILPQALRSILPSGFNEIIGLVKGTSIVYVLALPELFYTVQVIYNRTQAVIPLLIVATVWYLIITTVLTSAQYYVERHFARGTARVLPPTPLQRLRLWLKEKSHG